A segment of the Phycisphaerae bacterium genome:
CTTTTTCCGGTCTGTCGGCAAAACCCACAAGTGTTCCGTCATAGTCAAGCAGGAATAATCGTTTCGAACTCTTATCATACTCATTGCCCAATCTTTGCCTGAGAGATTTATCAAGCTTGCAGACAGAAAGTTCTTGCTGAATCTTTCTTACCCCGGCCAAGGCTTCCACAAAATCGTGAGCCCATCTTTTAACAGTATACCGTGAAAGCCTTTTCTGCATCGACCTGTTACGGTCGATTTGTTCTTCTACAGGCATTTCGAGGGCCTCTTTCATCGCATCAATGATAGCCTGCTTATTATTGGTGTTTACCACGATAGCTTCGCCCAATTCGCTTGCAGCTCCCGCCATCTCGCTGAGAATTAAAACTCCTCTGCCGTCTGTTTTTGCCGCAACGAATTCCTTGGCTATCAAATTCATACCATCCCGCAAGGGTGTCACTAATGCCACATCGGCGATGTTATACAAAGCAACGAGTCTCTCAAATGGAATGAAACAATACAGATACCATACAGGTACCCAGCCAATAGCACCATGCTCCCCATTAATCCTGCCCACAAGGCCTTCAACCTGCTTTCTCAATTCCACATAGTCACCAACATCTGTTCGAGAGGGAACGGCCACGAGAATCAGAGTAACCTTCTTCTTGTATTTAGCATTCTGTGACAAAAACAAATCGAACGCTTCGAGTCTCTGAACAATACCCTTGGTGTAGTCTAATCTATCGATGGATAAGATTATTTTTCTCTCACTTACCTTTTTGCGAATTGTGGTTAATGCTTTTCCTACCTTCGAGTCCTTCGCCGCGTTCGAGTATTTTTCGTAATCAATCCCCATCGGGAATGCGTCTACTTTTATAACCCTATCGCCTATTGTCAACGCACCCATAGAGTGCTCAGTTCCTTTTATTCGGGCAGTACTGCTGAGAAAATGCCGCACATAATCATACGTGTGGAACCCTATCAAATCTGCGCCAAGCAGGCCGTTTAGTATTTCTCCACGCCAGGGCAAAAGACGAAACAACTCAAAAGAGGGGAAAGGTATGTGAAGAAAAAATCCAATTTGCGCATTCGGCAGCTGCTTTCGTATAAGCTCGGGGAGCAGCATCAGATGATAGTCATGGATCCAGATGTGGTCATCGGGTCCGGCTATTTTTACAACGGCATCGCAGAAGGCTTTATTGACCTGCGTATAGGCCTGCCAATATCGCTCTTCATACACAGTATATAAAGGAAAGTAGTGAAAGAGAGGCCAAATGGTTTTGTTACAAAAGCCGTTATAATAATTTCGAATATCCTTTGCAGAAAGAAAAACAGGATACCAATTTTGCTTCCTTAGTTGGTCCGAAATTTGATGTTTTTCCTGTTCGGAGGTTTTATCGGCAGCGATGGCAGGCCAACCTACCCAGCGGTTT
Coding sequences within it:
- a CDS encoding bifunctional alpha,alpha-trehalose-phosphate synthase (UDP-forming)/trehalose-phosphatase, whose amino-acid sequence is MLITVSNRLPVNVTKRSNALHLQPSAGGLVTGLHSLCESYQNRWVGWPAIAADKTSEQEKHQISDQLRKQNWYPVFLSAKDIRNYYNGFCNKTIWPLFHYFPLYTVYEERYWQAYTQVNKAFCDAVVKIAGPDDHIWIHDYHLMLLPELIRKQLPNAQIGFFLHIPFPSFELFRLLPWRGEILNGLLGADLIGFHTYDYVRHFLSSTARIKGTEHSMGALTIGDRVIKVDAFPMGIDYEKYSNAAKDSKVGKALTTIRKKVSERKIILSIDRLDYTKGIVQRLEAFDLFLSQNAKYKKKVTLILVAVPSRTDVGDYVELRKQVEGLVGRINGEHGAIGWVPVWYLYCFIPFERLVALYNIADVALVTPLRDGMNLIAKEFVAAKTDGRGVLILSEMAGAASELGEAIVVNTNNKQAIIDAMKEALEMPVEEQIDRNRSMQKRLSRYTVKRWAHDFVEALAGVRKIQQELSVCKLDKSLRQRLGNEYDKSSKRLFLLDYDGTLVGFADRPEKATPDKDLFTLLQTLAADSKNEIVIISGRDKATLTRWLGTLNASLIAEHGAWIKEKEAADWQVIEPLRNDWKQTIRPIIELYTDRTPGSFVEEKDFSLVWHFRKSNPELARLRVQELKNAVLGLTENMDIGVFEGNKILEVKNLAINKGQVAKLWINKQKWGFIFAAGDDYTDEDLFAVLPESAYSIRVGYGISHARFNLDSVHELRLLLEELIKK